A genomic window from Pseudocalidococcus azoricus BACA0444 includes:
- a CDS encoding leucyl aminopeptidase: MNIQAPTTAVLNWSGDLIAFGFFTESDAVVWPAELAELPQAWDGILPELISEAKFQGKAGTSLTVRLSPKSPVKKIILVGLGNLADFTLETLRRAAATVVKSARKDRSKCVGMYFPVYGDDSSQSTQALAEGVHLGLHQDLRFKSDPEAKENLAFPETVALLGPGITPEVLPIAAIRAEGVILARELVNAPANVITPVTLAETAQAIASTYGLESEILEQADCEALGMEAYLGVAQASDLPPKFIHLTYKPQGTATRKLAIIGKGLTFDSGGLNLKVSGSGIETMKMDMAGSAAVLGAAQVIAQLKPSAEVHFIVAATENMISGQAMHPGDILTASNGKTIEINNTDAEGRLTLADALVFAEKLGVDAIVDLATLTGACIVALGESIAGLWASDQPLADHLLTAANRAGEKFWQMPMEDKYFEGLKSAIADMKNTGPRAGGSITAALFLKQFIQSTPWAHLDIAGPVWVEKEDGYLNPGGTGFGVQTLVNWVLAS, from the coding sequence ATGAACATCCAGGCCCCCACAACTGCTGTACTGAATTGGTCCGGTGACTTAATCGCCTTTGGTTTTTTTACCGAGTCGGATGCTGTTGTTTGGCCAGCAGAATTAGCCGAGTTACCCCAGGCCTGGGATGGCATTCTACCTGAGTTAATTAGTGAGGCAAAGTTTCAAGGCAAAGCGGGAACATCATTGACTGTGCGCTTAAGTCCTAAATCTCCGGTCAAAAAAATCATCCTGGTTGGCCTGGGTAATCTAGCTGACTTCACCTTAGAGACCCTCCGCCGCGCTGCTGCCACTGTTGTCAAATCGGCCAGGAAAGATAGAAGTAAATGTGTTGGAATGTACTTTCCCGTCTATGGCGATGATTCATCCCAATCCACTCAGGCACTAGCTGAAGGGGTTCACTTAGGCCTGCACCAGGATCTCCGGTTTAAGTCCGATCCTGAAGCCAAAGAAAATCTTGCCTTTCCAGAAACCGTTGCTCTCCTCGGGCCTGGCATTACTCCTGAGGTTCTCCCCATTGCGGCCATTCGGGCGGAGGGAGTGATCTTAGCGCGGGAGTTAGTCAATGCCCCGGCCAATGTGATTACCCCCGTCACCCTAGCCGAAACAGCCCAGGCCATTGCCAGCACCTATGGTTTAGAGTCGGAAATTTTGGAACAAGCGGATTGTGAAGCCCTGGGCATGGAAGCCTATCTTGGGGTGGCCCAGGCCTCGGATTTACCGCCAAAATTTATCCATCTCACCTACAAGCCCCAGGGGACAGCTACTCGCAAACTGGCGATTATCGGTAAAGGTCTGACTTTTGATTCTGGTGGTCTCAACCTGAAAGTTTCCGGCAGTGGCATTGAAACCATGAAAATGGACATGGCTGGATCCGCCGCAGTTTTGGGTGCAGCCCAAGTGATTGCCCAACTCAAACCCAGTGCCGAAGTTCACTTTATTGTTGCCGCGACCGAAAACATGATCAGCGGCCAGGCCATGCACCCCGGCGATATTCTCACGGCTTCCAACGGCAAAACCATCGAAATTAACAATACGGATGCTGAAGGGCGGTTAACCTTAGCCGATGCCCTCGTCTTTGCTGAAAAGTTGGGTGTGGATGCGATTGTGGATTTAGCCACCCTGACCGGGGCTTGTATTGTTGCCTTGGGGGAAAGTATTGCCGGATTGTGGGCCAGCGATCAACCCCTTGCGGATCATCTCTTAACCGCAGCAAATCGGGCTGGGGAAAAATTCTGGCAAATGCCCATGGAAGACAAGTATTTTGAGGGGCTGAAGTCTGCCATTGCTGATATGAAAAATACCGGGCCGCGGGCTGGGGGATCGATTACCGCGGCTCTCTTTTTGAAACAATTCATCCAATCTACTCCCTGGGCCCATCTAGATATTGCTGGACCTGTGTGGGTTGAAAAAGAAGATGGGTATCTCAATCCAGGGGGGACAGGCTTCGGCGTACAGACCTTAGTGAATTGGGTCTTGGCGAGTTAG
- a CDS encoding alpha/beta hydrolase, whose protein sequence is MLHRLSRWFLLLSLPVGILTTTLPARSAQNLSLVYGPFQRSVPMSEVSSFAETGQATGRLQALLRLVPQNEQEELLKALRLKLPIGVVQVNKLLNSPIGKQVVEKVSPVILRRDKAGTFAISGALLTAAGSKDGLGLLSFLESYPAETMTVDLRGLSKLFSQTEGLGALLGGALGR, encoded by the coding sequence ATGTTACACCGTTTAAGCCGTTGGTTCTTATTGCTATCGTTGCCCGTTGGCATTTTGACTACAACGCTACCTGCCCGGTCTGCCCAAAATCTTTCCTTGGTTTATGGCCCCTTTCAACGCTCAGTACCGATGTCGGAAGTTAGCTCTTTTGCCGAAACTGGCCAGGCCACGGGACGGTTACAAGCTCTGTTGCGCTTAGTCCCCCAAAATGAGCAAGAGGAACTACTTAAAGCTCTGCGCCTGAAACTTCCCATTGGCGTTGTCCAAGTCAATAAACTCCTGAACTCTCCCATTGGCAAACAAGTGGTTGAAAAAGTCTCTCCGGTCATTTTACGGCGAGATAAAGCAGGTACTTTTGCTATCAGTGGTGCGTTACTAACTGCGGCTGGTTCTAAAGATGGGTTGGGTCTGCTCAGTTTTCTGGAGTCCTATCCTGCCGAAACCATGACTGTTGATCTGCGCGGCTTGTCAAAACTCTTTAGTCAAACGGAGGGCCTGGGTGCGCTTTTAGGTGGGGCCTTAGGTCGTTAA
- a CDS encoding prephenate/arogenate dehydrogenase, with translation MQIGIVGLGLIGGSLGLDLRGLGHEVFGLSRQKKTCEVARERGIVNQASPDPRILSTCDLVFLCPPLGQMVPVAQQIQPVLHSQAILTDVGSVKGAICQTLTHFWPRFIGGHPMAGTAASGVLAAQEHLFYQRPYVLTPIPETDPEALALLSQIVDALGATRYLCSPEAHDRAVAWISHLPVMVSAALIGASSQEPEPELAQLAQALASSGFRDTSRVGGGNPELGRMMAEFNQAELLFCLRIYQQELTALVEKIAAGDWPGLEQYLTMTKKLREQYSLD, from the coding sequence ATGCAAATTGGGATTGTTGGCTTGGGTTTGATTGGCGGATCTTTGGGGTTAGATTTACGGGGCCTGGGGCATGAGGTTTTTGGACTCAGTCGGCAAAAGAAGACCTGTGAAGTGGCCCGAGAACGCGGCATCGTCAACCAGGCCAGCCCCGATCCAAGAATTTTAAGCACCTGTGATCTTGTTTTCCTCTGTCCACCTTTGGGGCAGATGGTTCCAGTGGCGCAACAGATTCAACCCGTCTTACACTCCCAGGCCATCCTCACTGATGTTGGCTCTGTCAAGGGGGCAATTTGTCAAACCCTGACCCACTTTTGGCCACGCTTTATTGGTGGGCATCCTATGGCCGGAACCGCTGCGTCTGGTGTTTTAGCTGCTCAAGAACATCTCTTTTATCAACGTCCCTATGTCCTGACCCCCATCCCAGAAACAGATCCCGAAGCCTTGGCGCTACTAAGTCAGATTGTGGATGCCCTCGGTGCGACCCGTTATCTCTGCTCTCCTGAAGCCCATGACCGAGCCGTGGCCTGGATTTCCCATTTACCCGTGATGGTCAGTGCTGCCTTGATTGGAGCCAGTAGTCAAGAACCAGAACCAGAATTAGCCCAATTAGCCCAGGCCTTGGCCAGTTCCGGATTTCGCGATACAAGCCGGGTGGGGGGCGGGAATCCAGAATTGGGACGGATGATGGCGGAATTTAATCAGGCGGAGTTATTATTCTGTTTGAGGATTTATCAACAGGAATTAACCGCACTAGTTGAGAAAATTGCCGCTGGAGATTGGCCAGGCCTGGAACAGTACCTAACAATGACAAAAAAATTAAGAGAACAATATTCTCTAGATTGA
- a CDS encoding trypsin-like serine protease: MVSTSKLRAGLGLAVFTLVLIVGLQWPSWGIISATGQGPTRQPLALNQYTGVVYLDPVACSGSLLKGGMYVLTAAHCLNEGGTSPDENVTVVFKLPGSVEKIPVALHVVHPGWTGYTSEVGHDIALLKLKRPAPPHAEQYELYRRKDEVGQVFTKVGYGYLGTGSQGQDDSSNTATRRYAGQNRYEAVIDILRNSTESDFSELVLGSQLLFDFDSGRPTNDALGRHFPKLADAGLGEMEIGTGNGDSGGPSFIGGKIAGISSWGYSDRGFFKGNIADIDSIDDNGSFGEIFGDTRVSFYIPWLDKIMATY; this comes from the coding sequence ATGGTTAGTACATCCAAACTTCGGGCTGGCTTGGGTTTAGCTGTTTTTACACTGGTTTTGATTGTGGGGTTGCAATGGCCCTCTTGGGGAATTATTAGTGCCACAGGCCAAGGTCCAACCCGTCAACCATTGGCATTGAACCAATACACGGGCGTTGTTTATCTTGACCCTGTGGCCTGTAGTGGTTCGCTCCTCAAAGGTGGGATGTATGTTTTGACCGCGGCCCATTGTTTAAACGAGGGTGGCACCAGCCCAGACGAAAATGTGACCGTTGTTTTTAAGCTCCCTGGCTCTGTTGAGAAAATTCCTGTTGCCCTGCATGTCGTTCATCCGGGCTGGACGGGCTATACATCGGAAGTTGGTCATGATATCGCCCTGCTCAAGTTAAAACGGCCTGCTCCCCCTCATGCTGAACAGTATGAACTGTACCGGCGCAAAGATGAAGTTGGGCAAGTCTTCACAAAAGTGGGCTACGGCTATCTGGGGACAGGGTCTCAGGGCCAAGATGATTCATCTAATACTGCAACTCGTCGCTATGCTGGGCAAAATCGCTATGAAGCCGTGATTGATATTCTCAGGAACTCAACCGAATCAGACTTTTCGGAATTAGTGTTGGGGAGTCAGCTCCTGTTTGACTTTGATAGTGGTCGTCCAACCAATGATGCCCTTGGTCGGCATTTTCCAAAACTGGCAGATGCAGGCCTGGGTGAGATGGAAATTGGCACAGGCAATGGCGATTCGGGTGGCCCATCGTTTATTGGGGGCAAAATCGCTGGAATTAGTTCTTGGGGCTACAGTGATCGGGGCTTTTTTAAGGGGAATATTGCCGATATTGACAGTATTGATGACAACGGCAGCTTTGGTGAAATTTTTGGCGATACCAGAGTTTCCTTTTATATTCCCTGGCTTGATAAAATCATGGCTACCTATTAA
- a CDS encoding J domain-containing protein — translation MNLADCYRVLGLPPYATLTQVKQSYRRLARQYHPDSNQQQSQDYFIQIHQAYQTLRQVLPPARKVAPPAQPVQSAPTPIRIEVKQPDAPHRTPQASSPVNQAPDRPQEKTPVTPSQAPQARKTTVVPSSPGPVPQRRSSKPYSPVNPQPFPIPTPPATTAPTQAPDARSKSPTLPKIPVPSPPTAGRVSLTPFEQQLKRRSYQQLQELLRYRRFERAAVLTEGLGQALPTDPEVKQWQGITYHCWARELIKQGQSAQACYYLNQARQADPHNQALAQAIDQDLSQLERRFPKRQLMAI, via the coding sequence ATGAACTTAGCGGATTGTTATCGAGTTTTAGGTCTGCCTCCCTATGCTACCCTGACCCAAGTCAAGCAAAGTTATCGGCGTTTAGCCCGGCAGTACCACCCGGATAGCAATCAGCAACAGTCCCAGGATTACTTTATCCAAATTCACCAGGCCTACCAAACCCTCCGTCAAGTCTTACCCCCGGCAAGAAAAGTTGCCCCCCCGGCCCAACCTGTCCAATCGGCCCCAACTCCAATCCGCATAGAGGTGAAACAACCCGATGCCCCCCACCGGACTCCTCAAGCCAGTTCTCCCGTGAACCAAGCCCCAGATCGCCCGCAGGAAAAGACTCCGGTCACCCCCTCCCAAGCACCACAGGCCAGAAAAACTACCGTTGTGCCATCTTCCCCAGGCCCGGTTCCCCAACGTCGGTCTTCTAAACCCTATTCCCCGGTTAATCCCCAACCCTTCCCCATCCCTACCCCACCAGCAACCACTGCCCCAACCCAGGCCCCTGATGCTCGATCTAAATCGCCAACGTTGCCTAAAATTCCTGTGCCATCCCCCCCCACTGCTGGTCGGGTTTCCCTAACGCCCTTTGAGCAACAACTAAAAAGACGCTCCTATCAGCAACTCCAAGAACTCCTCCGCTATCGGCGCTTTGAGCGGGCTGCTGTCTTGACAGAAGGATTAGGCCAAGCCCTCCCGACTGATCCAGAGGTGAAACAATGGCAAGGGATTACCTATCACTGCTGGGCCCGAGAGTTAATCAAACAAGGACAATCCGCCCAGGCCTGTTATTATCTCAACCAAGCTCGACAGGCGGATCCCCACAACCAGGCCCTTGCCCAGGCCATTGATCAAGATTTAAGCCAACTGGAACGCCGCTTTCCCAAACGTCAACTGATGGCCATCTAA
- the hisD gene encoding histidinol dehydrogenase gives MLRILNCLEDIRSELRRICDRIHDDQVIHKEATVQQILQTVQRQKDLALIHYTAEFDHVELTADSLRVSGAELDAAYQQVSKELLDAIRVAHQQIKAFHEQRIPKNWVQFPADGVILGKRYTPVDAAGLYIPGGRAAYPSTVLMNAIPAKVAGVKRIIMVTPPGVNPTINPAILVAAQEAGVDEIYRVGGAQAIAAMAYGTETIAPVNLITGPGNIYVTLAKKLVFGTVGIDSLAGPSEVLVIADETAHPVHLAADLLAQAEHDPLAASILLTTNAALAQKVTREVLHQLEYHPRREPTEKSIAHFGLVGVVESLEVAAQLSNEFAPEHLELQIAAPWDLLDKIRHAGAIFLGKSTPEAVGDYLAGPNHTLPTSGAARYASPLSVETFLKHSSLIEYSANALIKMAPAIMTLAEAEGLPAHGDSVRLRLEQPDQNS, from the coding sequence ATGCTGCGAATCCTGAACTGCCTTGAAGATATTCGCTCCGAATTGCGCCGCATCTGTGATCGTATCCACGATGATCAGGTGATTCATAAAGAGGCGACCGTTCAGCAAATTCTCCAAACGGTTCAGCGACAAAAAGACCTCGCCCTTATCCATTACACCGCCGAATTTGATCACGTTGAACTGACTGCGGACTCTTTGCGGGTCAGTGGTGCCGAGTTGGATGCCGCCTATCAACAGGTCTCTAAGGAACTCCTCGATGCCATTCGCGTTGCCCATCAGCAAATAAAAGCTTTCCACGAGCAACGGATTCCCAAAAACTGGGTTCAATTTCCAGCTGACGGAGTTATCTTAGGCAAGCGTTATACCCCTGTAGATGCGGCGGGTTTATATATTCCCGGTGGGCGAGCGGCCTATCCCAGTACGGTATTGATGAACGCAATTCCGGCAAAAGTGGCAGGGGTCAAACGGATTATTATGGTCACTCCCCCCGGAGTCAACCCAACAATCAATCCGGCGATTTTAGTGGCCGCCCAAGAAGCAGGGGTAGATGAAATTTATCGGGTTGGGGGAGCCCAGGCCATTGCGGCGATGGCTTACGGAACAGAAACAATTGCCCCTGTAAATTTAATTACCGGGCCTGGAAATATTTATGTCACCTTAGCGAAAAAACTTGTCTTTGGGACTGTGGGGATTGACTCTTTGGCTGGCCCCTCAGAAGTTTTAGTCATTGCAGATGAAACCGCCCATCCTGTCCATCTAGCCGCAGATCTGCTGGCCCAGGCCGAGCATGATCCCTTAGCTGCTTCAATTTTATTGACCACCAACGCTGCTTTAGCCCAAAAAGTCACTCGCGAAGTTCTGCACCAGTTGGAATATCACCCCCGCCGGGAACCAACTGAAAAATCCATCGCCCATTTTGGCCTGGTGGGGGTGGTGGAATCCCTAGAAGTGGCGGCTCAACTGTCCAATGAATTTGCCCCTGAGCACTTAGAACTGCAAATTGCTGCCCCCTGGGACTTGCTGGATAAAATCCGTCATGCGGGAGCTATTTTTCTAGGGAAATCCACCCCCGAAGCGGTGGGCGATTACTTAGCTGGCCCGAACCACACTTTACCCACATCCGGCGCAGCCCGCTACGCATCCCCTTTAAGTGTAGAAACGTTTTTAAAACATTCAAGCTTAATTGAATATTCAGCCAATGCCTTAATTAAAATGGCCCCAGCTATCATGACACTAGCCGAGGCCGAAGGACTTCCTGCCCATGGAGACTCTGTCCGCTTACGATTGGAGCAACCCGACCAAAACTCCTAG
- a CDS encoding DUF4351 domain-containing protein, producing MAEGRQEGEAQLILLQIKRRFDVLPADLVAKVSALSIPELESLAETIFDFDQIENAQAWLDQC from the coding sequence CTGGCAGAAGGACGGCAAGAGGGAGAGGCTCAGCTAATTTTGCTTCAAATCAAACGGCGGTTTGATGTTTTACCCGCGGATTTAGTGGCTAAGGTATCAGCCCTCTCGATTCCTGAGCTTGAAAGTTTAGCTGAAACCATTTTTGATTTTGATCAAATAGAAAATGCCCAGGCCTGGCTGGATCAATGTTAA